Below is a window of Thermus neutrinimicus DNA.
CTGACCCGGGGAGGGTACCGGGCCCTGGGCCTTCCCACCCCCCGCCTGACCCGGGGAAGCCCCGCCAGTCTGGTACACTCCCTCTGATGCGCCCCTTGGGCCGCGGCCCCCAGCTCAACTTCCCCACCCTCTGGGACGAGGAGGTGCGGCACACCGGGCCCCTCATCCTCTATAGCGCCTTCACCGGAGCCTTGGCTGGCCTCCTCCTGGCCCTCCTGAACGCCTTGCTGAGGACCCTGACCCAGGCCTTTGGCCTCTTCTTTGGGTACCTGGCCCCCGAGCCCCCAGGGGAAGGAGGCCTAGCCCAGGCCTTCACTGGACCCTCCTCCTGGCCCCTGGCCTTCCTTCTGCCCCTCCTCTTCGCCCTCACCAGCCTCCTGGGAACCGGGCAGGGGCTTGCCGCATTCCTCCTGCAGGCCCGCGAAGACCGGCTAAGCCCTCCTTCCTCCCATGGGCGGGCCATTTTGGGCGGTGTGCTCCAGCTTTCCCTTTACTCCCCCATGGGGCGGGAGGGGCCCTTTGGGGTGCTGGGGCTTTGGCTAGGCCGGGGGCTGGACCGCCGCTTTCCCCGGCTTGGCGGAGGGCTGGCCTTCGCCGGGCTTGCCGCCGGGCTTGGGGTCAGCCTGCACGCTCCCGTGGCCGGGGCCCTCCTGGCCACGGAGATCCTGTATCAACGCCTCCTCCTCGAGGCGCGGGCTCTTACCCCAGCCCTGATCGGCGCCTTGGCGGGTTTTGCCGTCTACGGGGCTTTCTTTGGCTACACCCCCCTCCTATCCTTCCAGGCCCAGGTGGACGTGGGGGCCTTCCCCGCCGGGGCCCTGATAGGGCTGGTGGCTGCTACCCTGGCCACCCTTTGGGTGGAAGGCTCGCGCTTCCTGGAAGTCCGCATCCGCCCTTTTCCCTACCCCTGGCGCCACGCCCTCATGGGCCTAGCCCTGGCCCTAGCCCTCCTCTTCCTGCCCGAGGCCTTGGGGAGCGGCCTGGGCTGGGTAGCCGTGGCCACCACCCCCCTTGTACCTCCCATGGCCGTGTTGTCCCTGCTTTTCGCCAAGCTCCTTCTCCTCCTCCTGGCCAGCGGAATCAGGGCCTACGGAGGCCCCTACACCCCTGCCCTGGTCCTAGGGGGGCTTTTGGGAGCCCTCCTCTCCCATCTTCCGGGTCCCCTGGCCCTTCCCCCAGAAACCCTGGCCTTAGCCGGGGGCGTGGCGGTGCTGGCGGGGGTAGCCCGTGCCCCCTTTGCCGCCACCGTTTTGGCAGCGGAGTGGGGCGGGTACGCCACCTTGCCCCTGGTGCTACCCGCGGTGCTCCTGGCCTACGTGCTCACCCCCGCCTACAATCCCACGGAGGGCGTCAGGGAAGGGCAGGCCACGCCTGGGGGGAGTCTGTCTGAAAGGCCTCCGCAAAGGGAACCCCCGCCTCCTGACCCCGAAGCCGCCGACGGGCGCGAAACTCCTCCAGGGTGAGGGGCCAGCGGTAGAACTCCTGGTAAAAGGCAAACACCGCCTCGGCCACCTCCTGCGTGGCCGTGGTATCCACATAGACCCACGGCCGCAAAACCTCCTTCCTGGGATAGTGGTAAAGCCGTACGGGCTTCCGGTGCGCCTCCCCCACAAGTTTGGGTATGCGGCAGAACTTCAAGGCGGACAAGACCGCCTGGTGCGTGGCCCGGTGGTCGGGGTGGACGTCCAGGGAATCCCAGGTGATCACCGCATCCGGCTGGAACTCCGCCATCAACCGAGCCAAGGCCAGGGCCTCCTCCCTGCCCCCGGTGAGAAAGGTGTCGCGAAAAGGGAGAAACCGGTACTCGGCCCCAATCAGCCGCGCCACATGGGCCCCGTGCCCCTCCCGTATCTCCGCCACCCTGGCCTCCTCCATCCCCCCGAACTGGCTTGCCAGCTCCCCC
It encodes the following:
- a CDS encoding chloride channel protein → MRPLGRGPQLNFPTLWDEEVRHTGPLILYSAFTGALAGLLLALLNALLRTLTQAFGLFFGYLAPEPPGEGGLAQAFTGPSSWPLAFLLPLLFALTSLLGTGQGLAAFLLQAREDRLSPPSSHGRAILGGVLQLSLYSPMGREGPFGVLGLWLGRGLDRRFPRLGGGLAFAGLAAGLGVSLHAPVAGALLATEILYQRLLLEARALTPALIGALAGFAVYGAFFGYTPLLSFQAQVDVGAFPAGALIGLVAATLATLWVEGSRFLEVRIRPFPYPWRHALMGLALALALLFLPEALGSGLGWVAVATTPLVPPMAVLSLLFAKLLLLLLASGIRAYGGPYTPALVLGGLLGALLSHLPGPLALPPETLALAGGVAVLAGVARAPFAATVLAAEWGGYATLPLVLPAVLLAYVLTPAYNPTEGVREGQATPGGSLSERPPQREPPPPDPEAADGRETPPG
- a CDS encoding PIG-L deacetylase family protein, with amino-acid sequence MAVFAHPDDEIGATGTLALHARRGDRVLLVWMTKGELASQFGGMEEARVAEIREGHGAHVARLIGAEYRFLPFRDTFLTGGREEALALARLMAEFQPDAVITWDSLDVHPDHRATHQAVLSALKFCRIPKLVGEAHRKPVRLYHYPRKEVLRPWVYVDTTATQEVAEAVFAFYQEFYRWPLTLEEFRARRRLRGQEAGVPFAEAFQTDSPQAWPALP